Proteins encoded within one genomic window of Panicum virgatum strain AP13 chromosome 1N, P.virgatum_v5, whole genome shotgun sequence:
- the LOC120656965 gene encoding monodehydroascorbate reductase 2, peroxisomal codes for MGRAFVYVILGGGVAAGYAALEFARRGGYSRGELCIISEEAVAPYERPALSKGYLLPEGAARLPGFHTCVGANDELLTTKWYKEQGIELVLGTKVISADVRRKTLLTATGETISYKTLIIATGARALKLQEFGIQGSDASNICYLRNIDDADKLVNAMKSCPGGNAVVIGGGYIGMECAAALVTNKIRVTMVFPEKHCMGRLFTEKIAEYYEKCYTSRGVTFVKGTVLTSFERDTTGKVTAVILKDGRHLPADMVVVGIGIRANTSLFEGQLVTSMENGGIKVNGQLQTSDSSVYAVGDVAAFPIKLFDGDIRRLEHVDSARRTARHAVASILKPSKTRDIDYLPFFYSRVFTLSWQFYGDNVGEVVHFGDFTSSSPRFGAYWVNKGRIAGAFLEGGSRDEYEAISVAVRRKAKVTNMAELEKQGLAFAIQESQTEAPDSGLAVVGKPTYAWHATAGVVAAVSIAAIGYWYGRKRRRL; via the exons ATGGGGCGCGCGTTCGTGTACGTgatcctgggcggcggcgtggccgcgggcTACGCCGCGCTCGAGTTCGCCCGCCGCGGCGGGTACTCACGCGGTGAGCTCTGCATCATCTCCGAAGAGGCC GTTGCTCCTTATGAACGTCCTGCATTAAGCAAAGGATATTTACTCCCAGAAG GTGCTGCTCGTCTTCCAGGATTTCATACTTGCGTTGGTGCTAATGATGAGTTACTGACAACAAAATGGTACAAAGAACAAG GTATTGAACTTGTTCTTGGAACTAAAGTTATTTCTGCTGACGTGAGGCGCAAGACATTGCTTACAGCCACAGGAGAAACTATCAGCTATAAAACTCTTATTATTGCGACAGGTGCTCGG GCTCTGAAGTTGCAAGAATTTGGAATACAAGGTTCAGATGCTTCAAACATATGTTATTTACGCAATATTGATGATGCGGATAAGTTGGTCAATGCGATGAAATCATGTCCTGGTGGAAATGCTGTTGTCATTGGTGGTGGCTACATTGGAATGGAATGTGCAGCAGCATTGGTCACAAACAAGATAAGGGTCACCATGGTCTTCCCTGAGAAACACTGCA TGGGTCGTCTATTTACAGAAAAAATTGCAGAATATTATGAAAAGTGCTACACCTCAAGAGGGGTCACCTTTGTTAAAGGAACTGTGCTTACATCCTTTGAAAGAGACACGACAGGGAAG GTGACTGCGGTAATCCTCAAAGATGGTAGACACCTTCCTGCTGATATGGTAGTGGTTGGTATTGGCATCCGTGCGAACACTAGTCTTTTTGAAGGTCAGCTGGTGACGTCAATGGAGAATGGTGGGATAAAGGTAAATGGACAGCTGCAGACAAGTGACAGCTCTGTATATGCTGTCGGAGATGTTGCTGCATTTCCGATCAAGCTTTTTGATGGTGATATCCGACGGCTTGAGCATGTTGATTCAGCTCGAAGAACTGCTAGGCATGCCGTTGCATCCATCTTGAAGCCTTCAAAAACAAGGGACATCGATTACCTACCATTCTTCTACTCCAGGGTCTTCACACTGTCCTGGCAGTTCTATGGGGATAATGTTGGGGAAGTGGTTCACTTTGGAGACTTCACAAGCAGCAGCCCGAGGTTTGGTGCATATTGGGTCAATAAAGGCCGAATTGCAGGTGCATTTCTTGAAGGTGGGAGTCGGGATGAGTACGAGGCCATATCAGTAGCTGTTCGGCGAAAAGCAAAGGTCACAAACATGGCTGAACTTGAAAAACAAGGCCTGGCGTTTGCCATTCAGGAGAGCCAGACGGAAGCGCCTGACAGTGGGCTTGCCGTGGTTGGAAAACCTACTTATGCATGGCATGCCACAGCTGGTGTGGTTGCAGCAGTGTCAATCGCTGCTATTGGTTATTGGTATGGCAGGAAGCGCCGCAGGTTGTGA
- the LOC120653711 gene encoding zinc finger protein 385B-like, with product MESSRRGSATAAADGDVSDGRPSRYLLSHGRTSLCVTGAGYSTLVIRDALQAQLQKDRLRQEIIEAELAKIDRALNCMADVQQGKPVPFVLHRGDLGAVQDPKDKDERSCSLDLKPWKPVTESKQQESNEKLTEITLPVKQPKSSERWSCTVCQVEATSEHNLQQHFAGQQHRSNVASLESRNNGGRHQTTIRALQQEESKSMAMSYGHLGAPSAWGKLPLNGSSSNSVGSSEMARHMISLYFCKVCNVQCSDEFKFEEHRRGKKHRGKVWKQKVMTFCNVCKVQCNSEQMLANHLTGKKHQKNASLMGLI from the exons ATGGAGTCCTCGCGCCGGGGCtcggccaccgccgcggccgacgGCGACGTCAGCGACGGCCGCCCCTCCCGCTACCTTCTGTCGCACG GAAGAACTTCACTATGCGTGACTGGTGCAGGGTACTCGACTCTGGTGATTAGGGACGCGCTGCAGGCACAGCTTCAGAAGGATCGCCTTCGCCAGGAGATCATCGAGGCCGAGCTGGCCAAGATAGATCGCGCCCTTAACTGCATGGCTGATGTGCAACAGGGTAAACCGGTCCCCTTCGTGCTGCACCGTGGGGATTTGGGTGCGGTCCAAGATCCCAAGGATAAGGATGAAAGGAGTTGCAGTTTGGACTTGAAGCCCTGGAAACCTGTCACGGAGAGCAAACAGCAAGAGTCGAATGAG AAACTGACGGAAATAACCTTaccagtaaagcaaccaaagTCATCAGAGAGATGGAGCTGTACCGTCTGCCAGGTGGAAGCAACAAGTGAGCACAACTTACAGCAGCATTTCGCAGGGCAGCAGCACCGGTCAAATGTGGCAAGCTTGGAATCAAGGAACAATGGTGGAAGGCACCAGACAACGATTCGTGCCCTGCAGCAGGAAGAAAGCAAGAGTATGGCAATGAGCTATGGGCACCTAGGAGCACCCTCTGCTTGGGGTAAACTACCTTTGAATGGTTCTAGCAGCAATAGCGTTGGGAGCTCGGAGATGGCGCGGCACATGATTTCACTATATTTCTGCAAGGTCTGTAATGTGCAGTGCAGCGATGAGTTTAAGTTTGAGGAGCATCGTCGGGGCAAGAAACACAGAGGGAAGGTGTGGAAGCAGAAGGTGATGACCTTCTGCAATGTCTGCAAGGTGCAGTGCAACAGCGAACAGATGCTCGCCAACCATCTTACTGGGAAGAAGcatcagaaaaatgcaagcCTAATGGGGCTGATTTGA
- the LOC120656968 gene encoding dof zinc finger protein 1-like, which produces MMAAAPPVHICMDSDWLKGIVPEEPGMGSSSPPADRRLRPQHDQPLKCPRCESTHTKFCYYNNYSLSQPRYFCKTCRRYWTKGGSLRNVPVGGGCRKNKRASAKKPAAPPMLQAHARQVAETGLHLSFSSMQQLPPPPAAADPLCSLGLLDWKYDPILAGSGGAAGALDGASSEAHFAGAGMMGIPGGGECHALSALRYAAGLGDHLQLQGLPFGARAEHDAVEVKPAAAERLLSLDWYGEASRAPESAISSLGALGLWSGMIGGAHQHHGSSAAI; this is translated from the exons ATGATGGCCGCAGCACCGCCGGTGCACATCTGCATGGACTCGGACTGGCTCAAG GGCATCGTCCCCGAGGAGCCCGGGATggggtcgtcgtcgccgccggcggaccGGCGCCTGCGGCCGCAGCACGACCAGCCGCTCAAGTGCCCGCGGTGCGAGTCCACGCACACCAAGTTCTGCTACTACAACAACTACAGCCTCTCGCAGCCGCGCTACTTCTGCAAGACGTGCCGCCGCTACTGGACCAAGGGCGGCTCGCTCCGCAACGTCCCCGTCGGCGGCGGATGCCGCAAGAACAAGCGCGCCAGCGCCAAgaagcccgccgcgccgccgatgcTGCAGGCGCACGCGCGGCAGGTGGCGGAGACCGGCCTCCACCTGTCCTTCTCCAGCATGCAGCAgctgccgcctccgcccgccgcggcggacCCGCTGTGCAGCCTCGGCCTCCTGGACTGGAAGTACGACCCGATCCTTGCAGgatccggcggcgcggccggcgcacTGGATGGCGCCAGCTCCGAGGCGCACTTCGCGGGGGCGGGCATGATGGGCAtccctggcggcggcgagtgCCACGCGCTGAGCGCGCTCCGGTACGCGGCCGGCCTGGGCGACCacctgcagctgcaggggcTGCCGTTCGGGGCGCGCGCCGAGCACGACGCCGTGGAGgtgaagccggcggcggcggagaggctgCTGTCGCTGGACTGGTACGGCGAGGCGAGCCGTGCGCCAGAGAGCGCCATCAGCTCCCTGGGCGCGCTGGGCCTGTGGAGCGGCATGATCGGCGGGGCGCACCAGCACCACGGCTCCTCCGCGGCCATCTGA